One window of the Cotesia glomerata isolate CgM1 linkage group LG10, MPM_Cglom_v2.3, whole genome shotgun sequence genome contains the following:
- the LOC123272557 gene encoding uncharacterized protein LOC123272557, translated as MKRGPYNSHFAYGGDAVIPKSTFYDKLAKCRRDVTRLDCGALLPDDNENMNAVDQLDNTEMSSNSNLSQMEAIDDIILPPTCQDSSIEISTESVSWIQEEYDEETLDREIWFEAEDSPPSNDDYTGYMNEPYQYYEKRNDTDENNDKTLCDCTTITRGEALMMTLLLGAEESLTWKAITAILSLINTLFQNNVVPASKYKLFQTLKLNEDITIYHLYCDECFHYFGAKNKLDKEELVCQICRNNGNSSDVAYFLTLDVSLQLQSILENSEVQSSLMKRFYGTEDNRTRNNLQSMSDGQLYKKLSINNNSSFNKYDFTYTFNTDGCQPSKSSKLSIWPIFVCINELPLKLQSKHMIMAGLWVNKKEPDMLLFLQPFVDQANKLSDEGVKWKLGDELITSKFFPLCAVTDSVARCKILNMKQYNGTYGCTFCEHPTERIDNNQKYTISTNVPRARTDESIKAHMIQAGEHEYGKSVIGVWGPSPLMNLKHFNLVDGMSPDYMHSILLGVIKQHTDILVTSFGAEYYVGSPNQLEAINTKLGSFKHPSCITRSPRQLSEREMWKATEWRSWLLFYSLICLKGILPQKYLEHLALLVEAVRILLCSKIHHVDLQTAETLIVKYVVLYQEYFGKAKMTYNVHLLLHMALSVLNLGPLKYHNTFIFENENHFLLKLRKSPKNVGIQISRRYLFQKALLPLKNKIKTSEDFIKFCEKNLSGRLKNSFNVDGCILIGKGKKYVLNTREREILNITAECKSFNRFIHDNIRYTSKTYRLCEKIDDSVVLLKNGTVGIIQNVCYFETSDIEKKIYIFYEEVVLKDKYYYSSANVTTHHIKECSITEKLNCCEIEMILKPCMLTTIENKHFVIIIPEGCYGD; from the exons GTTACACGTCTTGATTGTGGTGCACTTCTTCCTGACGATAATGAAAATATGAATGCAGTGGACCAATTGGATAATACAGAAATGTCCAGCAATAGTAATTTATCGCAGATGGAAGCTATTGATGATATTATTTTGCCTCCAACTTGTCAGGACAGTTCAATTGAAATATCTACAGAATCGGTTTCGTGGATTCAAGAAGAATATGATGAGGAGACTCTAGATAGAGAAATCTGGTTTGAG GCTGAAGACTCACCACCATCTAATGATGATTATACGGGTTATATGAATGAGCCTTATCAg tACTATGAGAAAAGAAATGACACTGatgaaaataatgataaaactCTTTGTGACTGCACAACGATTACACGAGGAGAAGCTTTAATGATGACACTTTTACTCGGAGCAGAAGAATCGCTGACTTGGAAAGCAATCACTGCGATTTTATCATTGATAAATACATTGTTTCAAAATAATGTAGTTCCGgcgtcaaaatataaattatttcagacgttaaaattaaatgaagacATTACAATTTACCATCTATATTGTGATGAATGCTTTCATTATTTTGgtgctaaaaataaattggatAAAGAAGAGTTAGTGTGCCAAATTTGCAGAAACAATGGAAATTCTTCCGATGTTGCATACTTTTTAACACTTGACGTCTCTTTGCAGTTACAATCTATACTCGAAAACTCTGAAGTTCAATCCAGCTTAATGAAGCGTTTTTATGGCACTGAAGATAATAGAActagaaataatttacaaagtaTGAGTGATGGCCagttgtataaaaaattatctattaataataattcttccTTCAATAAATATGATTTTACGTATACATTTAATACGGACGGATGTCAACCGTCGAAGTCAAGCAAACTCTCTATTTGGCCaatatttgtttgtattaacGAGTTGCCTCTTAAGTTACAATCAAAACATATGATCATGGCCGGATTATGGGTCAATAAAAAAGAACCCGACATGCTTCTTTTTTTACAACCTTTTGTCGATCAAGCTAATAAGCTGTCCGATGAGGGTGTCAAATGGAAGTTGGGAGATGAATTAATAACTAGcaaattttttccattgtGTGCTGTGACTGACTCCGTCGCTAgatgtaaaattttgaatatgaAGCAGTATAATGGAACCTATGGGTGCACCTTTTGCGAACATCCAACGGAAcgtattgataataatcaaaaatacaCAATATCTACGAATGTTCCAAGAGCTCGAACAGATGAATCTATAAAAGCTCATATGATACAGGCAGGTGAACATGAATATGGCAAGAGTGTAATAGGTGTGTGGGGTCCATCACCTTTAATGAACTTGAAACATTTCAACTTAGTAGATGGAATGTCACCAGATTACATGCATTCCATCTTACTAGGCGTCATAAAGCAACACACTGACATACTGGTAACTTCATTCGGTGCAGAGTACTATGTTGGTAGTCCAAACCAACTAGAAGCAATCAATACAAAATTAGGCAGTTTTAAACATCCTAGCTGTATAACGCGTTCACCGCGACAGTTGTCTGAAAGAGAAATGTGGAAAGCAACAGAATGGCGGTCATGgcttcttttttattctttaatatgTCTTAAAGGAATTTTGCCTCAAAAATACTTAGAACATTTGGCATTACTCGTCGAAGCAGTTCGTATTCTACTATGTAGCAAAATTCATCATGTTGATCTCCAAACAGCTGAGACTTTGATCGTTAAGTACGTTGTTTTATATCAAGAATATTTTGGTAAAGCAAAAATGACCTACAACGTTCATTTACTTCTCCATATGGCTTTGAGCGTTTTAAATTTAGGACCTTTGAAATACCACAACACCTTCATATTTGAAAATgagaatcattttttattaaaattgcgCAAGAGCCCTAAAAATGTCGGTATTCAAATTTCAAGACGATATCTATTCCAAAAAGCTTTATTgccattgaaaaataaaattaagacaaGTGAAGACTTTATAaagttttgtgaaaaaaatctGTCAGGTCGCttgaaaaatagttttaatgtTGATGGTTGCATCTTAATTGGTAAAggtaaaaaatatgttttaaaTACCAGAGAacgagaaattttgaatataacaGCAGAGTGCAAGTCTTTTAATAGATTTATTCATGACAATATACGATATACATCTAAAACTTATCGCCTTTGTGAAAAAATAGATGATTCAgtagtattattaaaaaatggtacAGTAGGTATAATTCAAAATGTTTGCTACTTTGAGACTAGTgacattgagaaaaaaatatatattttctatgaAGAAGTTGTgttaaaagataaatattattattcatcagCAAATGTAACAACTCATCATATTAAAGAATGTTCGATAacggaaaaattaaattgttgtgAAATTGAAATGATATTAAAACCGTGCATGTTAACGACAATAGAAAATAAGCATTTCGTAATTATTATACCGGAGGGATGTTACGGAGattga